Proteins encoded in a region of the Coffea eugenioides isolate CCC68of chromosome 4, Ceug_1.0, whole genome shotgun sequence genome:
- the LOC113767992 gene encoding uncharacterized GPI-anchored protein At4g28100, with the protein MFRSYFLLLFTFLFLSIYPPKFPALPQLPNPDPAPVETQPLALPTPSPPATIPAFPEESNVDGCPLDLPDDLFSGVKSACGSGANHHHGMPDPNSYSGQLHRTRCCPVLAAWLYAAYSATALQRATGIDKTTTPQTASAREVDMPLLPDDSETCVDSLEKALGNKGVNLAKPNETCDFVYCYCGIRLHPLSCPEAFYVNSLGKLVGGESVKKLEEDCSSSSSLNGYAGIAGCSKCLNTLYLLNEDKVGNASTLEDRTSKMHNKDCELMGLTWLLHKNRAAYLHTVSAVLRALMLSTEGTYPQSCTLNSDGMPLAVDSSEINDQSSSTLLHKSLCLYFLLLSLLSIMVVM; encoded by the exons ATGTTCCGAAGCTACTTTCTCCTCCTCTTCACATTCCTCTTCTTATCCATCTACCCACCCAAATTCCCCGCTCTGCCCCAATTACCCAACCCCGACCCGGCTCCTGTCGAAACCCAACCTTTGGCTCTCCCCACCCCATCTCCTCCCGCCACAATTCCCGCCTTCCCGGAAGAGTCCAACGTCGACGGGTGCCCGTTGGACCTCCCAGACGACCTCTTCTCCGGGGTAAAATCGGCATGCGGATCCGGGGCAAACCACCACCACGGCATGCCCGACCCGAATTCCTACTCGGGTCAGCTCCACCGTACGAGGTGCTGCCCGGTTCTTGCGGCCTGGCTCTACGCAGCTTACTCCGCAACAGCACTTCAGAGGGCCACCGGCATTGACAAGACCACCACCCCTCAAACGGCGTCGGCCCGTGAGGTTGATATGCCACTCCTCCCGGACGACTCAGAAACCTGCGTGGACAGCCTTGAAAAGGCATTGGGGAACAAAGGGGTAAATTTGGCAAAGCCTAATGAGACCTGCGATTTTGTCTACTGTTATTGTGGAATCAGGCTGCATCCCTTGAGCTGCCCCGAGGCTTTTTATGTAAATTCGCTTGGGAAGCTAGTTGGTGGTGAAAGCGTGAAGAAGCTGGAAGAAGATTGTTCAAGCAGCAGTAGTCTTAACGGCTATGCTGGGATTGCTGGCTGCTCAAAGTGCTTAAACACTCTTTATCTG CTGAATGAAGACAAAGTCGGAAACGCAAGCACGTTGGAAGACAGGACAAGCAAGATGCACAACAAGGATTGCGAGCTTATGGGTCTCACATGGCTTCTCCACAAGAACAGAGCTGCTTACCTCCATACAGTTTCTGCTGTTTTGAGAGCCCTCATGTTGAGCACCGAGGGGACTTATCCACAATCCTGCACTCTCAACAGCGATGGCATGCCTCTTGCTGTCGATTCTTCGGAAATCAATGATCAATCTTCGTCGACACTTCTGCATAAATCCTTGTGCCTGTACTTCCTGCTGCTCTCTTTGTTATCCATCATGGTTGTTATGTGA
- the LOC113767961 gene encoding multicopper oxidase LPR1 homolog 1-like, producing MGSSKVLISPKVIGLLSLFMVLSIIGAAEVRPPPVTEATLHQIAASLQMYVDELPQIPKLLGYTPSYGAPKPGKLTIGMYKTTWKFHRDFPPTTVFAYGTSAAAATVPGPQIEAIQGVPTYVTWLNYLPDHHILPWDPTIATAIPKNGGVPTVVHLHGGIHPPQSDGNALAWFTANFRENGPKWTQSTYMYPNVQHAGNLWYHDHALGLTRVNLLAGLIAPFVIKDPALEAKLNLPSGPEFDRHLMIFDRSFYMDGSLYMNYTGDNPTIHPQWQPEYFGDAMIVNGKAWPCLKVQPRKYRFRIINASNARYLSLSLTNGLEFIIVGSDTSYLPSPVTSSNILIAPAEIFDVVVDFSLAKASEIMLTNDAPYPYPNGTSPDQLTSKVMKFIIKPEAPVPYDKSSVPQGLKTYATSSITEATTKRYIVMYEYQSSTGNPTHLLINGKRLVDPATETPKSGSTEVWEVINLTGDNHPLHLHLAEFQAIKVQQLVDLAGFTTCMKVKNDAIACNVTSHATGSLLDIPAYEKTWKNVVKIEPGYQTTVVVKFNLVENDVPYPFDATVEPNYLYHCHILDHEDNEMIRPLKLVK from the exons ATGGGCTCCTCGAAGGTTTTAATTTCTCCAAAAGTGATCGGTTTATTAAGCTTGTTTATGGTCTTGAGTATCATCGGTGCCGCAGAAGTACGACCTCCACCGGTAACGGAAGCAACGCTTCATCAGATAGCTGCTTCTTTGCAAATGTACGTGGATGAACTTCCACAAATTCCTAAGCTACTGGGCTACACCCCTAGTTACGGTGCACCAAAACCAGGAAAACTGACTATTGGAATGTACAAAACCACTTGG AAATTTCATCGTGATTTTCCTCCAACAACTGTCTTTGCTTATGGAACATCGGCAGCAGCAGCAACGGTTCCAGGTCCACAAATAGAGGCCATCCAAGGAGTACCAACTTATGTCACCTGGCTAAATTATCTACCTGATCATCACATACTTCCCTGGGATCCTACGATCGCGACTGCCATACCCAAAAATGGAGGTGTCCCTACCGTGGTCCATCTTCACGGAGGAATCCACCCACCGCAAAGCGACGGCAACGCTCTAGCATGGTTTACGGCCAATTTTCGCGAGAACGGACCCAAATGGACCCAATCAACATACATGTACCCTAACGTACAACATGCTGGAAATTTATGGTACCATGATCATGCCCTTGGTTTAACTCGTGTTAACCTCCTAGCCGGCCTAATTGCACCTTTTGTTATCAAGGATCCAGCCTTAGAAGCTAAATTAAACCTTCCTTCCGGCCCTGAATTCGACCGACATCTCATGATCTTCGATCGTAGCTTCTACATGGACGGATCATTGTACATGAATTACACTGGTGACAATCCCACAATCCACCCCCAGTGGCAACCAGAATACTTTGGTGATGCAATGATTGTTAATGGTAAGGCGTGGCCGTGCCTCAAGGTACAACCGAGAAAGTATAGATTTCGGATAATCAACGCCTCCAATGCCAGATATCTCAGTCTCTCCTTGACAAATGGCCTCGAATTTATCATTGTCGGCTCCGATACATCATATCTTCCATCTCCTGTGACCTCATCGAACATTCTCATAGCACCAGCTGAGATTTTTGATGTTGTGGTTGACTTTTCATTGGCAAAGGCTAGCGAAATCATGTTGACTAATGATGCTCCTTACCCCTATCCCAACGGTACTTCTCCGGATCAACTTACTAGCAAGGTTATGAAGTTTATTATCAAGCCAGAGGCTCCAGTTCCTTATGATAAATCAAGTGTTCCACAAGGTCTAAAAACTTATGCTACCAGTTCAATCACTGAAGCAACAACTAAGAGGTACATAGTCATGTATGAGTACCAGAGCTCCACAGGGAACCCTACACACCTATTAATAAATGGCAAGAGATTAGTAGACCCTGCGACAGAAACACCAAAATCTGGAAGTACTGAGGTGTGGGAGGTGATAAACTTGACTGGGGATAATCATCCTCTGCATCTTCATTTGGCTGAGTTTCAAGCAATTAAAGTACAGCAATTGGTGGATTTGGCTGGATTTACAACATGCATGAAGGTGAAAAATGATGCTATTGCCTGCAATGTGACATCCCATGCCACAGGAAGTTTGCTGGATATTCCAGCGTATGAGAAAACATGGAAAAATGTGGTCAAGATTGAACCTGGCTACCAAACTACGGTGGTGGTTAAGTTTAATCTGGTGGAAAATGACGTACCTTATCCTTTTGATGCCACTGTAGAACCCAATTATCTGTACCATTGCCAT ATTCTTGATCATGAAGATAATGAGATGATTCGCCCACTGAAGCTAGTGAAATAA
- the LOC113767962 gene encoding protein MOTHER of FT and TFL1 — protein MAVNSDPLVVFQFIGDVVEMFEPSVSMSLYFDDKNVTNGSDVKPSLAASAPLVTIGGEPGKFYTLVMIDPDDPSPSEPTLREWAHWIVTDIPGGSIASQGETLQYLVLVRSTTYT, from the exons ATGGCTGTCAACTCTGATCCCCTGGTCGTCTTCCAATTCATCGGTGATGTGGTTGAGATGTTTGAGCCATCAGTGAGCATGTCTCTTTACTTTGATGACAAGAATGTCACCAATGGCTCTGATGTCAAGCCATCTCTTGCTGCTTCTGCTCCTCTAGTCACCATCGGTGGAGAACCTGGTAAATTCTACACTTTG GTGATGATAGATCCCGATGACCCTAGTCCAAGCGAGCCAACCCTGAGAGAGTGGGCGCACTG GATTGTAACTGACATCCCAGGCGGCAGTATTGCTTCTCAAGGTGAAACTCTGCAATATCTAGTCTTAGTACGTAGCACAACCTATACATGA